One genomic region from Streptomyces sp. NBC_01431 encodes:
- a CDS encoding carbohydrate ABC transporter permease: MARLPQVAQGDDQLTAQRAGRQLHGGRLTYAVLIVFTAGSLFPLIWTAIAASRTNTRLAQTPPPFWFGGNLFKNLQIAWTDANMGTALLNTTIVAGSIAAGTVFFSTLAGFAFAKLRFRFKNLLLVLVIGTMMVPPQLSVVPLYMMVAKLSWTDQLQAVILPTLVSAFGVFFMRQYLVEALPTELIEAARVDGASSWRVVWHIVFPVARPAMAVLGMLTFVMAWNDFFWPIIALTQNGSPTVQVALTGLGRGYIPDQSVIMAGALLGTLPLLLAFVLFGRQIVGGIMQGAVKG, encoded by the coding sequence CTGGCTCGTCTCCCACAAGTTGCGCAAGGGGATGACCAGTTGACCGCCCAGCGTGCCGGCCGCCAGCTGCACGGCGGCCGCCTCACCTACGCCGTCCTCATCGTGTTCACCGCCGGATCGCTCTTCCCGCTGATCTGGACGGCGATCGCCGCGTCCCGCACCAACACCCGCCTCGCGCAGACGCCCCCGCCGTTCTGGTTCGGCGGCAACCTGTTCAAGAACCTCCAGATCGCCTGGACCGACGCCAACATGGGCACGGCCCTGCTCAACACGACCATCGTGGCGGGCTCGATCGCGGCGGGCACGGTGTTCTTCTCCACGCTCGCCGGGTTCGCCTTCGCCAAGCTGCGCTTCCGCTTCAAGAACCTGCTGCTGGTCCTGGTGATCGGCACGATGATGGTGCCGCCGCAGCTCAGCGTCGTACCGCTGTACATGATGGTCGCCAAGCTGTCCTGGACCGACCAGCTCCAGGCCGTCATCCTGCCCACCCTGGTCAGCGCGTTCGGGGTGTTCTTCATGCGGCAGTACCTCGTGGAGGCGCTGCCCACCGAGCTGATAGAGGCCGCCCGGGTGGACGGCGCGAGCAGTTGGCGGGTGGTGTGGCACATCGTGTTCCCGGTCGCCCGGCCCGCCATGGCCGTGCTCGGGATGCTGACCTTCGTGATGGCCTGGAACGACTTCTTCTGGCCGATCATCGCGCTGACCCAGAACGGCAGCCCCACGGTGCAGGTCGCCCTCACCGGGCTGGGCCGCGGCTACATCCCCGACCAGTCGGTCATCATGGCCGGCGCCCTGCTCGGCACGCTGCCGCTGTTGCTCGCGTTCGTCCTGTTCGGGCGCCAGATCGTGGGCGGCATCATGCAGGGCGCGGTCAAGGGCTAG
- a CDS encoding carbohydrate ABC transporter permease produces MASDTTAAVPSPSPGQEGTAPARARGEERRSRRYRRDVRWSPYAFITPFFVFFAAFGLFPLLYTGWASLHQVELTSPNDMTWVGLRNFSRLLSDDFFWNALRNTFTIGVLSTVPQLLIALGIAHLLNYRLRASMFFRVAVLTPYATSVAAATLVFVLLFGRDYGMVNWALGLVGFDHVDWQNGGWSSQLAVSTIVVWRWTGYNALIYLAAMQAVPADLYESAALDGASRWQQFVHVTIPSLRPTILFTAVVSTIGATQLFGEPLLFNGAAGATGGSDHQFQTLGLYLYEQGWVNLHLGRASAIAWAMFLILLLIGAVNWLVSHKLRKGMTS; encoded by the coding sequence ATGGCGAGCGACACCACGGCCGCCGTGCCCTCCCCCAGTCCCGGGCAGGAGGGTACGGCCCCGGCCCGCGCCCGCGGCGAGGAGCGGCGCAGCCGCCGCTACCGGCGCGATGTGCGCTGGAGTCCGTACGCCTTCATCACGCCCTTCTTCGTGTTCTTCGCCGCGTTCGGCCTCTTCCCGCTGCTGTACACCGGCTGGGCCTCGCTGCACCAGGTCGAGCTGACCTCGCCGAACGACATGACGTGGGTGGGCCTGCGCAACTTCTCGCGGCTGTTGTCGGACGACTTCTTCTGGAACGCGCTGCGAAACACCTTCACCATCGGGGTCCTCTCGACCGTGCCGCAGCTGCTCATCGCGCTCGGCATCGCGCACCTGCTCAACTACCGGCTGCGCGCCTCGATGTTCTTCCGGGTCGCCGTGCTGACCCCGTACGCGACGAGTGTGGCGGCCGCGACGCTGGTGTTCGTGCTGCTCTTCGGGCGCGACTACGGGATGGTCAACTGGGCGCTCGGCCTGGTGGGTTTCGACCACGTCGACTGGCAGAACGGCGGGTGGAGCTCGCAGCTCGCCGTATCCACCATCGTCGTCTGGCGGTGGACCGGCTACAACGCGCTGATCTACCTGGCCGCCATGCAGGCCGTGCCGGCCGACCTGTACGAGTCGGCCGCGCTCGACGGGGCCTCGCGGTGGCAGCAGTTCGTCCATGTGACGATCCCGTCGCTGCGGCCGACGATCCTGTTCACGGCGGTCGTCTCGACGATCGGCGCGACCCAGCTGTTCGGCGAGCCGCTCCTGTTCAACGGCGCCGCCGGGGCCACCGGCGGCTCGGACCACCAGTTCCAGACGCTGGGCCTGTACCTGTACGAACAGGGCTGGGTGAACCTGCACCTGGGCCGGGCCTCGGCGATCGCCTGGGCGATGTTCCTGATCCTGCTCCTCATCGGCGCGGTGAACTGGCTCGTCTCCCACAAGTTGCGCAAGGGGATGACCAGTTGA
- a CDS encoding ABC transporter substrate-binding protein — protein MRTRTRISRRLAALAAVAALGTGLLAGCAADGKDPGGGSSAQGGGGGAKTTLTVGVFGAFGLKEAGLYDAYMKLHPDIEIKQTSIERNENYYPQLLTHLGSGSGLADIQAVEVSNIAEVTATQSGKLEDLSKVSGVNKDDFLPWKWAEATTKDSKTVGLGTDIGPTGICYRKDLFAKAGLPTDREAVGKLWAGDWNKYLAVGRQYKAKAPAGAAFVDSASGVLNSITGSSATRYYDADGKVVYKSNPAVKQAWDTATAFAADGLTAKLQQFQPTWDQGFANASFATVSCPAWMLGYIQDKAGAAGKDQWDVAAAPKPSNWGGSFLTVPSASQHKAEAAKLAAWLTAPAQQAVLFEKRGSFPSAKAAYGLPAVAGAKHAYFGNAPIGQIFAQAAEGTPVQFLGPKDQIIQQNLTDIGMLQVEQKGKSPQQGWDAAVKAIDNALDQ, from the coding sequence ATGCGCACGCGTACACGCATCAGCAGACGACTGGCGGCCCTGGCGGCCGTGGCCGCGCTCGGCACCGGGCTACTCGCCGGCTGCGCCGCCGACGGCAAGGATCCGGGCGGCGGCTCGTCGGCGCAGGGCGGCGGGGGCGGCGCGAAGACCACCCTCACGGTCGGTGTCTTCGGCGCCTTCGGCCTGAAGGAGGCCGGACTCTACGACGCGTATATGAAGCTCCACCCGGACATCGAGATCAAGCAGACCTCGATCGAACGGAACGAGAACTACTATCCGCAGCTGTTGACCCACCTCGGCTCCGGCAGCGGGCTCGCCGACATCCAGGCCGTCGAGGTCAGCAACATCGCCGAGGTCACCGCGACCCAGAGCGGCAAGCTGGAGGACCTGTCCAAGGTGTCCGGCGTGAACAAGGACGACTTCCTGCCGTGGAAGTGGGCCGAGGCCACCACCAAGGACAGCAAGACGGTCGGCCTCGGCACCGACATCGGGCCGACCGGCATCTGTTACCGCAAGGACCTGTTCGCCAAGGCCGGTCTGCCCACCGACCGCGAGGCCGTGGGCAAGCTGTGGGCGGGCGACTGGAACAAGTACCTGGCGGTGGGGCGGCAGTACAAGGCGAAGGCCCCCGCGGGCGCCGCCTTCGTGGACTCCGCCTCCGGCGTGCTGAACTCGATCACCGGGTCCAGCGCCACCCGCTACTACGACGCCGACGGCAAGGTCGTCTACAAGTCCAACCCGGCCGTCAAGCAGGCCTGGGACACCGCGACCGCGTTCGCGGCCGACGGCCTGACCGCCAAGCTCCAGCAGTTCCAGCCGACCTGGGACCAGGGCTTCGCCAACGCCTCCTTCGCCACCGTGTCCTGCCCGGCCTGGATGCTCGGCTACATCCAGGACAAGGCGGGCGCCGCCGGCAAGGACCAGTGGGACGTGGCCGCCGCGCCCAAGCCCTCCAACTGGGGCGGCTCCTTCCTCACGGTGCCGTCGGCCAGTCAGCACAAGGCGGAGGCCGCCAAGCTCGCCGCCTGGCTGACCGCGCCCGCCCAGCAGGCCGTCCTGTTCGAAAAGCGCGGCAGCTTCCCCAGCGCCAAGGCGGCGTACGGGCTGCCCGCGGTCGCCGGCGCCAAGCACGCCTACTTCGGCAACGCGCCCATCGGCCAGATCTTCGCGCAGGCCGCCGAGGGCACCCCGGTGCAGTTCCTCGGCCCGAAGGACCAGATCATCCAGCAGAACCTCACCGACATCGGCATGCTCCAGGTCGAGCAGAAGGGCAAGTCGCCGCAGCAGGGCTGGGACGCCGCCGTGAAGGCGATCGACAACGCGCTGGACCAGTGA
- a CDS encoding LacI family DNA-binding transcriptional regulator, whose protein sequence is MAAARTVRGRGRSAGRPTLEEVAARAGVGRGTVSRVINGSPRVSDETRAAVQAAVAELGYVPNRAARALAANRTDAIALVVPEPEARFFAEPYFSDIVRGVGAALADTEMQLLLTLVGGDRERRRLAQYLASHRVDGVLLVSVHADDPLPELLEQLDIPVVISGRRREDEPLASVDSDNFEGARTAVAHLLARGRRTIATITGPLDVYGARCRLDGYRAALAEAGLGELAAQADFTEEGGRRAMTELLARCPALDAVFAASDVMASGARQVLREHGRRVPEDIALIGFDDSAIARHMDPPLTSVRQPIEEMGRAMAELLLTQISTPDPGRRRLVLPTELVVRASS, encoded by the coding sequence ATGGCGGCAGCTCGCACGGTCCGGGGCCGGGGCCGGAGCGCGGGACGGCCCACCCTCGAAGAGGTGGCGGCCAGAGCAGGGGTGGGCCGGGGCACGGTGTCCCGGGTGATCAACGGCTCGCCGCGGGTCAGTGACGAGACCCGCGCCGCCGTGCAGGCGGCCGTCGCCGAACTGGGCTACGTCCCCAACCGCGCGGCCCGCGCCCTGGCCGCCAACCGTACCGACGCGATCGCCCTGGTCGTCCCCGAGCCCGAGGCGCGCTTCTTCGCGGAGCCGTACTTCTCCGACATAGTGCGCGGGGTGGGCGCGGCGCTCGCCGACACCGAGATGCAGTTGCTGCTCACCCTGGTCGGCGGCGACCGCGAGCGCCGCCGACTGGCCCAGTACCTGGCCTCCCACCGGGTCGACGGCGTCCTGTTGGTCTCGGTCCACGCGGACGATCCGTTGCCCGAGTTGTTGGAGCAACTCGACATTCCGGTGGTCATCAGCGGCCGCCGCCGCGAGGACGAGCCGCTCGCCTCGGTCGACTCCGACAACTTCGAGGGCGCCCGCACCGCCGTTGCCCACCTGCTCGCCCGGGGCCGGCGCACCATAGCCACCATCACCGGGCCGCTCGACGTGTACGGAGCCCGCTGCCGCCTCGACGGCTACCGCGCCGCCCTCGCCGAGGCGGGCCTCGGCGAACTGGCCGCGCAGGCCGACTTCACGGAGGAGGGCGGCCGGCGCGCGATGACCGAACTCCTCGCCCGCTGCCCGGCGCTGGACGCGGTGTTCGCCGCCTCCGACGTCATGGCCTCCGGCGCCCGTCAGGTCCTGCGCGAACACGGCCGCCGCGTCCCCGAGGACATAGCCCTGATCGGCTTCGACGACTCGGCGATAGCCCGCCACATGGACCCGCCCCTGACGAGCGTGCGCCAGCCGATCGAAGAAATGGGCCGAGCGATGGCAGAGCTCCTCCTGACCCAGATCTCCACCCCCGACCCGGGCCGCCGACGCCTGGTGCTGCCCACGGAACTCGTGGTGCGGGCGTCTTCGTAG
- the orn gene encoding oligoribonuclease, which translates to MNDRMVWIDCEMTGLSLADDALIEVAALVTDSELNVLGEGVDIVIRPPDAALETMPEVVRTMHTASGLLDELAGGTTLADAEAQVLAYVREHVKEPGKAPLCGNSVGTDRGFLLRDMPSLESHLHYRIVDVSSVKELARRWYPRAYFNSPDKNGNHRALADIRESIAELRYYREAIFVPQPGPDSDAAKAIAAKHVLPAE; encoded by the coding sequence ATGAACGACCGCATGGTGTGGATCGACTGCGAGATGACCGGGCTCTCGCTGGCGGACGACGCACTTATCGAGGTGGCCGCACTGGTCACCGACTCGGAGCTGAACGTACTCGGTGAAGGGGTGGACATCGTGATCCGTCCCCCGGACGCCGCGCTGGAGACCATGCCGGAGGTGGTGCGCACCATGCACACCGCCTCCGGGCTCCTCGACGAGCTGGCCGGCGGCACCACGCTGGCGGACGCCGAGGCGCAGGTCCTGGCGTACGTACGTGAGCACGTCAAGGAGCCGGGCAAGGCGCCGCTGTGCGGAAACTCGGTCGGTACCGACCGGGGCTTCCTGCTGCGGGACATGCCGAGCCTGGAGTCCCACCTCCACTACCGGATCGTGGACGTCTCCTCCGTGAAGGAGCTCGCCCGCCGCTGGTACCCGCGGGCGTACTTCAACAGCCCCGACAAGAACGGCAACCACCGGGCGCTGGCGGACATCCGCGAATCCATCGCGGAGCTCCGCTACTACCGCGAGGCGATCTTCGTCCCGCAGCCCGGCCCGGACTCGGACGCCGCGAAGGCCATCGCGGCAAAGCACGTCCTGCCTGCGGAGTAG
- a CDS encoding helix-turn-helix domain-containing protein, protein MSQDSAAASPETTKKLAGRRRREVVAVLLFSGGPIFESSIPLSVFGIDRQDAGVPRYRLLVCAGEEGPLRTTGGLELTAPYGLEAISRAGTVVVPAWRSITSPPPAAALDALRRAHEEGARIVGLCTGAFVLAAAGLLDGRPATTHWMYAPTLAKRYPSVHVDPRELFVDDGDVLTSAGTAAGIDLCLHIVRTDHGSEAAGALARRLVVPPRRSGGQERYLDRSLPEEIGSDPLAEVVAWALEHLHEQFDVETLAARAYMSRRTFDRRFRSLTGSAPLQWLITQRVLQAQRLLETSDYSVDEVAGRCGFRSPVALRGHFRRQLGSSPASYRAAYRARRPQPEPVGGGVAMPMPAAVAEAIAPQALPQVRRPAAAGAVLGPGASSHAPSEQGKPSSDLYASGYTGGRPSLPGQRSAP, encoded by the coding sequence ATGAGCCAGGACTCCGCTGCCGCATCACCGGAGACCACGAAGAAGCTGGCCGGCCGCCGACGCCGGGAAGTCGTCGCCGTACTGCTGTTCAGCGGCGGCCCCATCTTCGAAAGTTCCATTCCGCTCTCCGTGTTCGGAATCGACCGACAGGACGCGGGAGTTCCGCGTTACCGACTACTGGTGTGCGCCGGTGAGGAAGGACCCCTGCGGACCACAGGGGGACTCGAACTCACCGCGCCCTACGGTCTGGAAGCGATCAGCAGGGCGGGAACGGTGGTGGTGCCCGCGTGGCGTTCCATCACCTCGCCGCCACCGGCCGCGGCGCTCGACGCGCTGCGCCGGGCTCACGAGGAGGGGGCAAGAATCGTCGGTCTGTGCACCGGGGCGTTCGTGCTCGCCGCGGCCGGCCTGCTGGACGGCCGACCGGCGACGACGCACTGGATGTACGCGCCGACACTGGCCAAACGGTATCCATCCGTACACGTGGATCCGAGGGAGCTCTTCGTCGACGACGGAGACGTCCTCACATCGGCCGGAACGGCGGCCGGAATCGATCTCTGCCTGCACATCGTGCGGACGGACCACGGCAGTGAGGCGGCCGGCGCACTGGCTCGCCGACTCGTCGTACCGCCGCGCCGCAGCGGTGGCCAGGAGCGCTATCTCGACAGGTCTTTACCTGAGGAGATCGGCTCCGATCCGCTGGCCGAGGTCGTCGCCTGGGCACTGGAGCACCTCCACGAGCAGTTCGACGTGGAGACCCTGGCCGCGCGGGCGTACATGAGCCGCCGTACCTTCGACCGCCGTTTCCGCTCGCTGACCGGATCGGCCCCGCTCCAGTGGCTGATCACTCAGCGGGTCCTTCAGGCCCAGCGCCTGCTGGAGACGTCCGACTACTCCGTGGACGAGGTGGCGGGCCGCTGCGGCTTCCGCTCCCCGGTCGCGCTGCGCGGGCACTTCCGCCGCCAGCTCGGCTCGTCCCCGGCGTCCTACCGGGCGGCGTACCGGGCCCGGCGCCCACAGCCGGAGCCGGTGGGTGGCGGTGTCGCGATGCCGATGCCGGCCGCGGTGGCCGAGGCCATCGCGCCCCAGGCGCTGCCACAGGTCCGGCGGCCTGCGGCGGCCGGTGCCGTGCTGGGTCCCGGGGCGAGCTCGCACGCCCCGTCGGAGCAGGGGAAACCCAGCTCCGACCTGTACGCGTCCGGCTACACCGGCGGTCGTCCGAGTCTGCCCGGCCAGCGGAGTGCCCCGTAG
- a CDS encoding universal stress protein, whose protein sequence is MAGHEYSEPADRKQVADPASALEAATEPRHSCDPAFRHGVVVGFDGSTSSERALAYAIGMAKRSGSGLIIVHVANRLPTTVWAGCEPPVFVDVPDHRTEVLGLELACADYLAEVPWILVERGGDICHELEEVGREYAADAIVVGSTHGLVGRIFGSVAGRLARRAQRPVVVIP, encoded by the coding sequence ATGGCCGGTCACGAATACTCCGAACCCGCGGACCGCAAGCAGGTAGCCGACCCCGCGTCGGCCCTCGAGGCGGCGACAGAACCACGTCACTCCTGCGATCCCGCATTCCGCCACGGCGTCGTCGTCGGTTTCGACGGCTCGACGTCCAGTGAGCGCGCGCTGGCCTACGCCATTGGCATGGCCAAGCGGTCGGGCTCCGGCCTGATCATCGTCCATGTGGCGAACCGGCTGCCCACCACGGTGTGGGCGGGCTGCGAGCCGCCGGTCTTCGTGGACGTGCCGGACCACCGCACCGAGGTGCTCGGCCTCGAACTCGCCTGCGCGGACTACCTCGCCGAGGTCCCCTGGATCCTGGTCGAGCGCGGCGGCGACATCTGCCACGAACTGGAAGAAGTCGGGCGAGAGTACGCGGCGGACGCGATCGTCGTCGGCTCCACGCACGGCCTCGTCGGGCGGATCTTCGGCTCCGTCGCGGGCCGCCTCGCGCGCCGCGCCCAGCGCCCGGTCGTCGTCATCCCGTAA
- a CDS encoding GPR1/FUN34/YaaH family transporter, with the protein MDNEVSAGSTTSTLGHLALGLTLLAFGIGTTRVIDGVTVADAVSIATYVGGIGLFVLGVLAFREHDAFTGTAFAGLGAFWFTWAAGAQTKFSANASGLFLVLFALLALSLAAGSAGGGLFRQGTYGLLFLALVVLAVGQFADSSVLTRAAGWLAAVAGAVAWYGATASLAKWPTAMPRRAAGRGVTATG; encoded by the coding sequence GTGGACAACGAAGTCTCCGCCGGAAGCACCACCTCCACGCTCGGTCACCTCGCCCTCGGACTCACCCTGCTGGCCTTCGGCATCGGCACCACCCGCGTGATCGACGGCGTGACCGTGGCCGACGCGGTCTCGATCGCGACCTACGTCGGCGGCATCGGCCTGTTCGTCCTCGGCGTCCTCGCCTTCCGCGAGCACGACGCGTTCACCGGCACCGCCTTCGCGGGCCTGGGCGCCTTCTGGTTCACCTGGGCCGCGGGCGCGCAGACCAAGTTCTCGGCCAACGCCTCGGGTCTCTTCCTGGTTCTCTTCGCGCTCCTGGCGCTGAGTCTGGCCGCGGGCTCGGCGGGCGGCGGGCTCTTCAGGCAGGGCACGTACGGCCTGCTCTTCTTGGCTCTCGTGGTGCTGGCCGTCGGCCAGTTCGCCGACAGTTCGGTGCTCACCAGGGCCGCGGGCTGGCTCGCCGCCGTCGCGGGCGCCGTGGCCTGGTACGGAGCGACGGCCTCGCTCGCCAAATGGCCGACCGCGATGCCCCGACGCGCTGCCGGCCGGGGAGTGACGGCCACCGGCTGA
- the glmS gene encoding glutamine--fructose-6-phosphate transaminase (isomerizing) encodes MCGIVGYIGKRDVAPLLLEGLARLEYRGYDSAGMVVNTPKSGALKMVKAKGRVRDLEARVPKRFTGTTGIAHTRWATHGAPSDLNSHPHLDPENKVAVVHNGIVDNAADLRGKLEAEGVVFASETDTEVITHLIARSLADSLEEKVREALKVIEGTYGIAVMHADFADRIVVARNGSPVILGIGEKEMLVASDVAALIAHTRQVVTLNDGEMATLKADDFRTYTTSGTLTNATPETVEWEAASFDMGGHDTYMHKEMSEQAEAVDRVLRGRIDDRFSTVHLGGLNLDAREARGVRRIKILGCGTSYHAGLIGAGLIEELARIPADAEPASEFRYRNPVVDPDTLYIAVSQSGETYDVLAAVQELKRKGARVLGVVNVVGSAIAREADGGTYVHAGPEVCVVSTKCFTNTVVAFSLLALHLGRIRDLSVADGKRIIEGLRKLPGQIEEILAMEPEIEKLAQEYAGAQSMMFIGRVRGYPVALEASLKLKEISYIHAEAYPASELKHGPLALIEPALPTIAIVPNDDLLEKNRAALEEIKARSGRILAVAHQNQEKADHTIVVPKNEDELDPILMGIPLQLFAYHTALAMGRDIDKPRNLAKSVTVE; translated from the coding sequence ATGTGCGGAATCGTCGGTTATATCGGTAAGCGTGATGTTGCTCCGCTGCTGCTGGAAGGCCTGGCGCGGCTGGAGTACCGGGGCTACGACTCCGCGGGCATGGTCGTCAACACCCCCAAGTCCGGGGCCCTGAAGATGGTCAAGGCCAAGGGCCGCGTCCGCGACCTGGAAGCCCGCGTCCCCAAGCGCTTCACCGGCACGACCGGCATCGCGCACACCCGCTGGGCCACCCACGGCGCCCCCTCCGACCTGAACTCGCACCCGCACCTCGACCCCGAGAACAAGGTCGCCGTCGTCCACAACGGCATCGTCGACAACGCGGCCGACCTGCGCGGCAAGCTGGAGGCCGAGGGCGTCGTCTTCGCCTCCGAGACCGACACCGAGGTCATCACCCACCTCATCGCCCGCTCCCTGGCCGACTCCCTGGAGGAGAAGGTCCGCGAGGCGCTCAAGGTCATCGAGGGCACCTACGGCATCGCCGTGATGCACGCCGACTTCGCCGACCGCATCGTGGTCGCCCGCAACGGCTCCCCGGTCATCCTCGGCATTGGCGAGAAGGAGATGCTCGTCGCCTCCGACGTCGCCGCGCTGATCGCCCACACCCGCCAGGTCGTCACCCTCAACGACGGCGAGATGGCGACCCTGAAGGCCGACGACTTCCGGACGTACACGACCTCGGGCACGCTCACCAACGCCACCCCCGAGACCGTCGAGTGGGAGGCCGCCTCCTTCGACATGGGCGGCCACGACACGTACATGCACAAGGAGATGAGCGAGCAGGCCGAGGCCGTCGACCGCGTGCTGCGCGGCCGCATCGACGACCGGTTCTCGACCGTGCACCTCGGTGGCCTGAACCTGGACGCCCGCGAGGCTCGTGGCGTGCGCCGCATCAAGATCCTCGGCTGCGGCACCTCGTACCACGCCGGCCTCATCGGCGCCGGCCTCATCGAGGAGCTGGCCCGCATCCCCGCGGACGCCGAGCCGGCCTCCGAGTTCCGCTACCGCAACCCGGTCGTGGACCCCGACACCCTGTACATCGCGGTCTCCCAGTCGGGTGAGACGTACGACGTGCTCGCGGCGGTGCAGGAGCTCAAGCGCAAGGGCGCCCGCGTGCTCGGCGTCGTGAACGTGGTCGGCTCCGCGATCGCCCGCGAGGCCGACGGCGGCACCTATGTGCACGCCGGCCCCGAGGTCTGCGTCGTCTCCACCAAGTGCTTCACCAACACGGTCGTCGCCTTCTCGCTGCTCGCCCTGCACCTCGGCCGGATCCGCGACCTGTCGGTGGCCGACGGCAAGCGGATCATCGAGGGCCTGCGCAAGCTGCCCGGCCAGATCGAGGAGATCCTGGCCATGGAGCCGGAGATCGAGAAGCTGGCCCAGGAGTACGCGGGCGCCCAGTCGATGATGTTCATCGGGCGCGTGCGCGGCTACCCGGTCGCCCTGGAGGCCTCCCTGAAGCTCAAGGAGATCTCCTACATCCACGCCGAGGCCTACCCCGCCTCCGAGCTGAAGCACGGCCCGCTCGCGCTGATCGAGCCCGCGCTGCCGACGATCGCGATCGTCCCCAACGACGACCTCCTGGAGAAGAACCGCGCCGCACTGGAGGAGATCAAGGCCCGCAGCGGCCGCATCCTCGCGGTCGCGCACCAGAACCAGGAGAAGGCCGACCACACCATCGTCGTGCCGAAGAACGAGGACGAGCTGGACCCGATCCTCATGGGCATCCCGCTCCAGCTCTTCGCGTACCACACGGCGCTGGCGATGGGCCGCGACATCGACAAGCCGCGCAACCTGGCCAAGTCCGTCACCGTGGAGTAG
- a CDS encoding beta-N-acetylhexosaminidase, which translates to MRQRRQHRTLARLLGSLVLVAAAGLTSIGASAPPSAAGAPRPLGQIVPAPASVTAGGSAYTIGSATVIRVAAGSPETQRIGDYLAAVLRPSTGYALPVTGGAGADGIRLLLGAGDKALGDEGYRLTSSNGAVTVTANQPAGLFHGVQTLRQLLPAAVEKKGKQPGPWKIAGGTITDWPRYAYRGAMLDVSRHFFGVDQVKRYIDQLALYKINTLHLHLSDDQGWRIAVDSWPRLAGYGGQTQVGGGKGGSYTKADYQAIIAYASAHYLRVVPEIDTPGHTNAALASYAELNCNGVAPPLYTGTNVGFSSLCVAKAVTYKFLDDVVREIAAMTPGPYLHIGGDEAHSTPHSDYVAFMDKVQPIVQKYGKTVMAWHEITGATPVQGAIAQYWGTLGNEAQVAAAAKAGTKLVMSPANHAYLDMKYDAKSPLGTSWAGYVDVDKSYAWDPATFVKGVPAGAVLGVEAPIWSETLTNSSQIEYMAFPRLPGIAEIGWSPVSTHDWASYKVRLAQQGPRFTALGINYYRSPVVPWV; encoded by the coding sequence GTGAGACAGAGACGACAGCACAGGACACTCGCCCGGCTCCTCGGCTCGCTGGTCCTGGTGGCAGCCGCCGGGCTCACCAGCATCGGGGCCTCCGCGCCGCCCTCCGCGGCGGGCGCGCCCCGCCCCCTGGGCCAGATCGTCCCGGCGCCCGCCTCCGTCACCGCGGGCGGCTCCGCCTACACGATCGGCTCGGCCACCGTGATCCGTGTCGCCGCGGGCTCGCCCGAAACCCAGCGGATCGGCGACTACCTGGCGGCCGTGCTGCGCCCCTCCACCGGGTACGCGCTGCCGGTCACCGGCGGCGCGGGCGCCGACGGGATCCGGCTGCTGCTCGGCGCGGGCGACAAGGCCCTGGGTGACGAGGGCTACCGGCTCACCTCAAGCAACGGCGCCGTCACCGTCACCGCCAACCAACCGGCCGGGCTCTTCCACGGCGTACAGACCCTGCGGCAGCTGCTGCCCGCGGCCGTGGAGAAGAAGGGGAAGCAGCCCGGTCCCTGGAAGATCGCGGGCGGCACGATCACCGACTGGCCGCGCTATGCCTACCGGGGCGCGATGCTCGACGTCTCGCGACACTTCTTCGGCGTCGACCAGGTCAAGCGCTACATCGACCAGCTCGCCCTCTACAAGATCAACACGCTGCATCTGCACCTCAGCGACGACCAGGGCTGGCGGATCGCCGTCGACTCCTGGCCGAGGCTCGCCGGCTACGGCGGCCAGACGCAGGTGGGCGGCGGCAAGGGCGGCTCCTACACCAAGGCCGACTACCAGGCGATCATCGCCTACGCCTCCGCCCACTATCTGCGGGTCGTCCCCGAGATCGACACGCCGGGCCACACCAACGCGGCCCTCGCCTCGTACGCCGAGCTCAACTGCAACGGCGTCGCGCCCCCGCTGTACACGGGCACCAACGTCGGCTTCAGTTCGCTGTGCGTGGCGAAGGCGGTGACGTACAAGTTCCTCGACGACGTGGTGCGCGAGATCGCCGCGATGACGCCCGGTCCCTACCTCCACATCGGCGGCGACGAGGCGCACTCCACGCCGCACTCCGACTATGTCGCCTTCATGGACAAGGTGCAGCCCATTGTCCAGAAGTACGGCAAGACCGTGATGGCCTGGCACGAGATCACCGGGGCCACCCCGGTGCAGGGCGCGATCGCCCAGTACTGGGGCACGCTCGGCAACGAGGCGCAGGTCGCCGCCGCCGCCAAGGCCGGCACCAAGCTGGTGATGTCGCCCGCGAACCACGCCTACCTCGACATGAAGTACGACGCGAAGTCTCCGCTCGGCACGAGCTGGGCCGGGTACGTCGACGTCGACAAGTCGTACGCGTGGGATCCGGCCACCTTCGTGAAGGGGGTGCCGGCGGGGGCCGTGCTCGGCGTCGAGGCGCCGATCTGGTCGGAGACGCTGACCAACAGCTCGCAGATCGAGTACATGGCGTTTCCGCGGCTGCCGGGGATCGCGGAGATCGGGTGGTCGCCGGTGTCCACGCACGACTGGGCGTCGTACAAGGTGCGGCTGGCCCAGCAGGGCCCGAGGTTCACCGCGCTGGGCATCAACTACTACCGCTCGCCGGTGGTGCCCTGGGTGTGA